CTACGGATTGATTCCATTGTGATTTCAGCTAACTCAGCAACTACTGTGATTTTCTCTACATTAACTACATGTGGCTTTACAACACGAGAAGTAAATCCAATTTTAGGAAGTCTTCTTCCAAGTGGTTGTTGTCCACCCTCGAAGTTTCTTTTTCTACTGTAACCAGTACGAGATTTTTGACCTTTATTACCTCTTCCGGCAGTTTTACCTGTTCCAGAAGCATGTCCACGACCTACACGTTTACGATTCTTTGTAGAACCTTCTGCAGGAGTTAAATTTTCAATTCCCATCATCTATCCTTTCAAGCGACCTAGTGCTTCGACTGTAGCGCGCACTAGTGTACCTGGATTATTTGAGCCAATTGACTTTGTAAGTACATCTTTAATACCTGCAAGTTCAAGAACGTGACGAGTAGCTCCACCCGCAATTACACCTGTACCTTCTGATGCAGGCTTTAATAAAATGCGACTAGCATTGTATTTATGCTCAATATCATGTGCAATTGTAGTACCTTTGATACTAACTTTAGAGATGTTTTTAAATGCATTATCTACCGCTTTTTTTATAGCATCTGGAACTTCTTTCGCTTTTCCAGCACCATAACCGATAGTACCTTTTTTATCACCAACAACTACAAGAGCAGTAAAACGAAAACGACGTCCACCTTTTACAACTTTTGTAACACGACCTATGTTTACAATTGATTCTTCAAAATCTTCTCTATTGATTTCCATACTTAACCCCTAGAACTTAATTTCGTTTGCACGAAGTGCGTCACCAAATGCAGCTATAACACCGTGGTATTGGTAACCATTACGATCAAATACAATTTCAGAAATTTTAGCAGCTTTTAGTGTAGCAGCGAATGCTTCACCAAGTGCAGCAGCACCTTCTTTATTTGACTTTTGACTTATTGCTTTTGAGTTAAGCGCAGCTAATGTTGTAGCTGTAGAATCATCAATAGCTTGAACACTCAAATAACGATTTGAACGAAATACAGAAACACGAGGAAGTGAAGCACAACCAGATATTTTTGCACGAATACGAAGCTTACGCTTTAAACGATTAGCTATTTTGCTTTTTAATACTTTTGCTTTCAATTTATACCCCTCCCTTATTTCTTAGAAGTTTTACCGGCTTTACGCACGATATGCTCTTCAACGTATTTAACACCTTTACCTTTGTAAGGCTCTGGTGGACGGAATGATCTAACTTCTGCAGCAACTTGACCAAGAACTTGCTTGTCATGCCCCTTAAGAGTAATAACATTCTTCTCAACGCTTGCTTCTATACCTTCTGGTAAGTCATAATTAATATCATGAGAAAAACCAAGTTGAAGATTAAGAACCTTGCCAGAAACTGCAGCACGGTAACCAACACCATTAATCTCTAATTGCTTAGTGTAACCAGTAGATAAACCAGTAACAATATTTGCAGCTAAAGCACGATAAGTTCCCCAAAAGGCTCTATGAGCTTTTAAATCTGATTTTGTAGCAAAAGTAAGAACGTTTCCATCTATTGCGAAGTCAACATTTCCTTTTGTATCTAAATCAACACTATTTTTGCCTTTAGCAAAAGTTATAACATTTTCATTTGAACTAACTTTGATGTCAGCTGCAAACTCTACAGGTAATTTTCCAATTCTTGACATGTTATCTCCCTACCAAATCGTACACATAACTTCGCCACCAATGCCAAGCTCATAAGCTTTGTCATTTGGTAATACGCCGTGTGATGTACTAACAATAATAGTTCCGTAACCATTTTTGAAACGTTTGATCTCTTCTTTACCTTTGTAGACACGTCTACCAGGCTTAGAAACTCTTTTCATTTCATTAATTACAGTTTTCTCATTTTCATCGTACTTAAGTACAACTTTGATAGTTTTCTTAACGCCATCTTCGATAACATTACAACTCTCAATATAACCTTTGTCTACTAAGATATTTGCCATTGCTTCAACACTCTTAGAGTGTACTAAAGTAGTAACAGGTAATCTTCTCATACCAGCATTACGAACACGAGTTAACGCATCCGATACTAAATCATTAATTGCCATTTATTTTCCTTGACTTTGTAATTACTATAGCTTTCGCTAAAGTAAAAACTAATAATTAGAAGTTTCCACTTGAAAGGCAGTGCCTACCAAGAAGACTTTCTAACACCTGGGATTAATCCCTCGTTTGCCATTTTTCTAAAACACACACGGCAGATGCCGAAGTCACGAAGAACAGAGTGTGGACGACCACAAACCTGACATCTTGTGTAACCACGAACTTTAAACTTTGGAGTTTTTGCCGCTTTTGCAATCATAGATTTCTTAGCCATTAGTTGCTCCCTTTACTAAAAGGCATACCCATTTTCTCTAAAAGAGCAAATCCTGCCTTATCTGAATCAGCAGTTGTAACAACTGTGATATTCATACCATGAATTTGCATGATTGAATCATAATTAACTTCCGTGAAAATAAGTTGCTCTTGTAGTCCAAAGTTGTAGTTACCACGACCATCAAAACCATTTCTTGGAACACCACGGAAATCTTTAACACGAGGAAGTGCTATAGAAACTAGACGATCCAAAAAGTTGTACATGTTTTCACCACGAAGTGTAACACGGATACCAACTGGCAT
The sequence above is drawn from the Candidatus Sulfurimonas baltica genome and encodes:
- the rpsE gene encoding 30S ribosomal protein S5, whose product is MEINREDFEESIVNIGRVTKVVKGGRRFRFTALVVVGDKKGTIGYGAGKAKEVPDAIKKAVDNAFKNISKVSIKGTTIAHDIEHKYNASRILLKPASEGTGVIAGGATRHVLELAGIKDVLTKSIGSNNPGTLVRATVEALGRLKG
- the rpsH gene encoding 30S ribosomal protein S8, which translates into the protein MAINDLVSDALTRVRNAGMRRLPVTTLVHSKSVEAMANILVDKGYIESCNVIEDGVKKTIKVVLKYDENEKTVINEMKRVSKPGRRVYKGKEEIKRFKNGYGTIIVSTSHGVLPNDKAYELGIGGEVMCTIW
- the rplR gene encoding 50S ribosomal protein L18, whose amino-acid sequence is MKAKVLKSKIANRLKRKLRIRAKISGCASLPRVSVFRSNRYLSVQAIDDSTATTLAALNSKAISQKSNKEGAAALGEAFAATLKAAKISEIVFDRNGYQYHGVIAAFGDALRANEIKF
- the rplE gene encoding 50S ribosomal protein L5; amino-acid sequence: MARLKEKYLGLKSELQADLGIKNPMQTPQVDKIIISVGAGFAMKDNKLIQNIEDTITKIAGQKATTVIAKKSVAGFKVREGMPVGIRVTLRGENMYNFLDRLVSIALPRVKDFRGVPRNGFDGRGNYNFGLQEQLIFTEVNYDSIMQIHGMNITVVTTADSDKAGFALLEKMGMPFSKGSN
- the rplF gene encoding 50S ribosomal protein L6, which codes for MSRIGKLPVEFAADIKVSSNENVITFAKGKNSVDLDTKGNVDFAIDGNVLTFATKSDLKAHRAFWGTYRALAANIVTGLSTGYTKQLEINGVGYRAAVSGKVLNLQLGFSHDINYDLPEGIEASVEKNVITLKGHDKQVLGQVAAEVRSFRPPEPYKGKGVKYVEEHIVRKAGKTSKK
- the rplO gene encoding 50S ribosomal protein L15; protein product: MGIENLTPAEGSTKNRKRVGRGHASGTGKTAGRGNKGQKSRTGYSRKRNFEGGQQPLGRRLPKIGFTSRVVKPHVVNVEKITVVAELAEITMESIRSVHKLSASVTKVKLVGASAKDLASKIKDDNVTTTGK
- a CDS encoding type Z 30S ribosomal protein S14 codes for the protein MAKKSMIAKAAKTPKFKVRGYTRCQVCGRPHSVLRDFGICRVCFRKMANEGLIPGVRKSSW